Below is a genomic region from Caldicoprobacter guelmensis.
AAATGTATTTCAAAAATCTGATATAGGTGTGATGGAGGTTGGCCATTATATTGAAGGTTTTTCCCTTGCCTCTAGAGTACCTCACAGAGTATCCCCCTCTACTGCTGCAAGGGCGGCTGTGGTGATGGAGGTTTCCAGCAAGAGAGTGCTATACGCCAAAAACCAGCATATGAAGCTACCCATGGCCAGTACCACCAAAATCATGACGGCCATATTGGCCATAGAAATGGGCAATCTTGACGATGTGGTAGTAGTTTCACCTAGAGCGGTGGGGGTGGAAGGTTCGTCCCTCTACCTAGCAAAGGGAGAAAGGCTTACCCTGGAGCAGCTTCTCTACGGCCTTATGCTTCGATCGGGCAATGATGCGGCTGTTGCCATTGCCGAGCATATAGGCGGTAGCGTTGAAAACTTTGTGAAGCTTATGAACAGGAAAGCGGTTCAAATAGGAGCAAAGAATACCAATTTTGTCAACCCACACGGGCTGCATGACGATATGCACTATACCACAGCCTATGACCTGGCACTTATATCAGCCTATGCTATGCAAAATCCCGTTTTTCGCACCATAGTGTCCACCAAATACAAAAAAATTCCCTGGGAAGGACGAAGCTATGATAGAGTACTCCAAAACAAGAATGCCCTGCTGTGGAGCTATGAAGGAGCTAACGGTATAAAGACGGGCTATACTAAAGTTTCCAAGAGGTGTCTTGCCTCTGCCGCATTGCGCAATGGTATGCAGCTGGTGTGCGTGGTGCTGGACTGCCAGCCATGGTTTGACGACAGTGCGGCATTGTTGGACTATGGCTTTTCAAACTTTAAACCGTATACCGTGATTTCAAAAGAGCAGGTTATGGGGTATATCCCAGTTAAGGATGGGTATGAGGTACAGGTGGCAGCTATATGCAGAGAGGAGATAGTTTTGCCGGTAAAAGAAGGGGAGGAAAAGGGAATATTAGTGGAGGTTAAGTTGCCAGATTATCTAAAGGCTCCGGTGAAGGCTGATACCAAGGTGGGGTATGTGAAGGTGACTTTGGGCGATGAGGTAAGCATAAAGAAGGACCTGTATACCGCAACCGATATCAAAGAAAA
It encodes:
- a CDS encoding D-alanyl-D-alanine carboxypeptidase family protein — protein: MVIKRSIACILLFACIFFYSSGVYPVQGNCSSNIAYSDLTGSRINFKLQNVFQKSDIGVMEVGHYIEGFSLASRVPHRVSPSTAARAAVVMEVSSKRVLYAKNQHMKLPMASTTKIMTAILAIEMGNLDDVVVVSPRAVGVEGSSLYLAKGERLTLEQLLYGLMLRSGNDAAVAIAEHIGGSVENFVKLMNRKAVQIGAKNTNFVNPHGLHDDMHYTTAYDLALISAYAMQNPVFRTIVSTKYKKIPWEGRSYDRVLQNKNALLWSYEGANGIKTGYTKVSKRCLASAALRNGMQLVCVVLDCQPWFDDSAALLDYGFSNFKPYTVISKEQVMGYIPVKDGYEVQVAAICREEIVLPVKEGEEKGILVEVKLPDYLKAPVKADTKVGYVKVTLGDEVSIKKDLYTATDIKENTIRSNLKRIIDRWLDIEY